DNA from Daucus carota subsp. sativus chromosome 1, DH1 v3.0, whole genome shotgun sequence:
CAATTTGATTGTGTCTTATAAtctattcttttaaaataaagaactggtgaaataaaataattcatgttcaatttatatatgtatactatATATTGCATTCtagataaaactaaaaaaaatacaaaatacaatTTGTACCATAGACATATTTTCCTTGGgcattacaaatatttttaacaaattttggttttttggtttagatttattgtgatttttttttgccatcaatttgtcatgtaattgttattattaaattaaacgCTTTGAATATCAATCCTTATAAATTGGTTATAATAATAGATCTATGGGGATAATAATTACAAGTTTAATTAGTTGGAAATCTGGGTGTAGGAATTGAAATTGAAAGTAATGGGCAAAGAGAGCAACGAAATAAGGAGCGACGACAACGGTATCAAAAAGGTATGTCAGCTATTCACAAgtttatggggccgtttggctgggcttaaaagaagtgacttattgcttaaaataaagaagtggattataagtgataagttggtttggacttataagctatttaagtgtttggataaattcattaaaattcatgacttattaggtataaaaattgctaaaataataataaaatatcataaactATCTTTTAGAATGATCCTACACATTGTTGTGAAGTtaaatttcgaaaaaaaaaataagtcaagaaaaaaagctagcatttcTAACTTCCAACTTCTCAGCTTATAAGTCACCAgaagtgcttctaacttctttacacaaacactCCGCAAAAAGTAGAAGTTGGCTTATAAGCTAGAAGTCGGCTTTTAAGCGGttgccaaacaccacctatatAACTTTTGGCACTTTGATTTTAGTAAACTtgtcttaattaattattttttttggctCAATTTGATTGTGACTTGAGatctattttttctaaataaaaatttggtgaaatacaaaaattacaaaatatattcatgttcaatatatatatatagcttaaaaaaatacaaaatacaatTGTAGCATAGACAAATTGTCCATGGGCATTACAATTATTTCTAAAAAGTTttgtttattgaaattatatttattgtgagtttttttttgtcattctCTTGTAGAGGTTttcatcttttaatatttattttatgtgattttgtaATTTCTTTGTTTATTGATGGTGTTGATTGTGCTTCTAGGAATTCATCTTGATACTATTAGTCAAAGAGAGGAACGTAATAGCGCCCGACAACGGAGATATGAAAAGAGTAAGTAAATTTAGAATGTAAATAAGACCAAACAATACACTTGTGgtgtataatatttaatatttagcatATATACAATAATAATTATGCTATAATAACATActttttataattgaaaaagATTTTAGATAATTAATAACCCTGTCTaggttattatattttagtggatgtgttaaataaaattttattcaacatgtcgaataaattattaatagttaaGGCTGTTGGAAAACTAACTAAAAAACAATTTCAACTACAAAATAAGGATTAGTATAAATATGTTTTCTCAGACCTAATCATTTATTTCTTCATTCTAACAaagatatgtttatatatttgatcAAAGTGTTGTAATGATATATATTCAATAACTCAATACTTTGCACtaattataatcaatatataagGTGTTCCATTTTCTAAAAAATCCTTCCAGTGTTGACTGCGACGAATCAAATGTGATCATTAGGCCAGAACTACCAAGTGCAGGTATCCCACAATACATGAAATATTACTTCCTTATTCAATAAATAAGTGTTTATTAAAGTTTTTGTAATGTGCAGGTTTGCCATTGCTAAGCAAGAATATGAGGACCAGGATTaacaagaaaaaacaaaaatttggtAATTTAATCATTAATCCATTATTAATTTTAGTATCTCAGCCTACTTGTGTTGATGTTTTTACTTACTTCTGATAAGCATAACTTGTCCAACTTCTGTAAACGATTTAACTTATTGTCCATAACTATAACTtgactaataatatattttttacatctTAATATAGGTTCTGCTAACAAGATTTGTTGTGATTGCGGTGCTTTAATGTGGAGGCTTGAACGAACTCAACAACAACGCGCGGATTTAGATAAGTTCTCTTTATGTTGTGCAAATGGAAAAGTCCGGTTACCATTATTAAGAGAAACCCCTCCTGAATTGAAGTCGTTGGTAGATCGATCCAATGACAAAAGTGCTGatttctataaatatatacGAATGTACAATTATGCATTTGTATTTACATCCGTGGGAGCTAATATGGAAAAAACTATAAATAATGGCGGTGGTCCATTTGTTTGTCGTGTACATGGCGTGATTTATCATAATATGGGATCATTGTTCACGAATCATCTAAAAAGCCAGTTTTTTCACAACTATATATGTACGATAACCAACAAGAACATGAGGAGCGTTTGAATTTTCCAAGTGGGTATGACCAGCTTGATCCTGAAATAACAAAGTCTTTTTTAATAATGTTACATCGAGAAAATGCTTTGGTACATAATTACAAACAACTTAGAGATAGATTTAGAGAATCACATATCATTCCAGCAAAGATACGTTTAGTTTCAAATCGGGAGACAGATGGTCGTGAAAACAATACTCCACCCAATGCCTTTAAGTTTGCTGCTTTAGTTCCAAATGATAATTTAACTGATAGTAGAGATATAGTCATACAGACCAACGGCGGTGCTTTTGGTAGGGTGTTAGTGCTTCATCCATGTTACATGTcgcttcaatacccattgttatTCCCTCGTGGTGAAGATGGCTATAGGACTGATATTTTACATGCTGGAGTAAGTTGTAGGTCGGAGAACAAAAGAGATTTCGTCAGTATAAGAGAGTACTACTGTTATAGGATCCATTATAGAGACATGGAAGGTCATTCTTTGATTGGAGGTGGGAGACTATTCTTACAATTTGTTATTGACGCATGGGCATGTGTTGAACACACAAGACTTACATGGGTTCTATTAAATCAAACAATATTGAGATCCGACCTCTATATTAATGTTGTTGATTCCGTTAATAAAGGGGATACTGATGCTACTAAAATAGGGAAGTGGATCGTATTGCCTTCTTCATTTACTGGTAGTCCACGTGACATGCAACAAAACTATCAAGACTGTATAGATATTTGTAGGACATGTGGGAACCCCGATTTATTTATCACATTTACATACAATCCAAAATGGCATGAAATCAAAGAGTATTGCGATAAAATACCACACACTAGCGCTGATGATATCATGTTCTAGCTAGAGTTTTTAAGATTAAGTTGGACCTTCTTTTGGAAGATTTAACTGATAATCATGTCCTTGGAAAAGTGATCGGAGGTATTATTCTTTTCAAACTCAACAAATATTATCACTACAATTTATTACTTTTATTGAATTGtcacttttaataaaattatgtcATTCCATTATATAGTTACAACCTGATCCCTTTTAGTTATTTGATTTGCTAGCTCATGCCATTAAATAGCTTGATCATCTTTTTTTCTATTcatgatattttattaatcaattaaCTTTAATATCAATGCTAGAATGGATTacgatatatataaatttctaatTTGTTGCACAAATAGCTATAaaccacatatatttaaatctaagtatttatttatctatttatttatttaatattgtcTCTAATAATTTGTTTCAACTCTTGCAGTTGCTTATACAATTGAGTTGCACAAAAGGGGTCTGCCTCATGCACATATTTTTGTTTGGCTCGACGAGTCTGACAAATGTCGTACTGCTGACGAAATTAATGAGTTAATATGTGCACAAATCCCTGATGAGACAACTGATAAGGCAGGATATGACGTTGTTTCAAAGCACATGATTCATGGACCAtgtggatcatataatacaaaatGTGAATGCATGAAAGATGGAAAATGTAGTAAATATTTTCCAAAGGATTTCACCAACGAAACTACTATTGATTCAAATGGCTATGCTGTTTATAGGCACCGTGATGATAAACGTACAGTTCAATTGAAGGAGGCTACAATCGATAACAGGTATTACTTTCATTTAATTCGACATTAGGTAATTGTAAGCTTCTTATATTTAATTGCAATGTAATTtgaagtataatttattttctagGTTTATTGTCCCGTATAACAGAGGAATCATTGTTAAGTACCAAGCTCACATAAATATTGAATGGTGTAATCAAGGAAGgttgataaaatatatgttcaaatatgtaacaaaagGTCCAGACAAAGCAACCATAGCTATTGAGAAGCCAAAGGACAAAACTTCTGTTAAGACAAACAATGACATTGTTACTAACGAGGTTGATCATTATGTGGCGTGTcgatatatttcttcatcagaagCATGTTGGcgtatatatgaattttcaatTCATCATCACAAGCCTGTTATTGTAAAGTTGGTGTTCCATTCGGAAAATGAGCAACAAGTGTTTTTTCGAGAGGATAATCCACTGCCAGACATTTTGGAAAGAATCAATCCTGTTGGTACAATGTTTGTACAATGGTTCAAGAtagggatggcaatcgggtcggatcgggtcgggtttcatGAAGTCCATATCCAATCCGTTAtatttcggatcggatcgggttcgggtttggatattaaaatgtaaaatccaaatccaatccgtcgggttttttcgggtttcggatcggattcgggtttcaaccggatatcttaaaaaaaaagttaaaaattataaacctgtctgaactatgataattaagtatttttttttcaaaattaagattattgGATTGGATTCTATTGGTTTAAATTGgaataatataaacttaaaccatattaattttcattattaccaatatacaatatattttatacaatatattattaatgaagtATTTGTCTTAAATAGAAACCCTTATTCCTTTGACCTAGTCTATTGATATTGAGAGTATTATATTACAttcatccaaataattaaatataaatatgttatatatatagacacacacacattcatattaaattatttataatatatatatatatataatattcgggtttttttcgggtttcgggttcggatcgggttcggataggatttcgggtttcggatcgggtttcggatcggtagaggtcatatccatatccaaatccaaaaaatttcgggtacaaaaatcaaatccatatccaaatccaaatccaaaaattcgggttcggtatatccaaaaattcgggtttcggatcgggtatccgtcggatcggattattttgcCATCCCTAGTTCAAGACAAATAAAGAAGATTCCTCTAGGAGAGAGTTGACGAATGTACAATTTCCAGAAAAATTTCTGTGGGATGAATCCCAAAAGGTATGGAACCGCAGAAAAAATAACATCCGAGTCATTTGACGCTTGGTTTACGTACACCCCACTGCAGGTACACAAATTATTTTATGCTTATTAGATTATACATTATGTAATGTCATGACTATGACTATTAAATTCCAAAACGctacaaatcataataattatatttgtcttTTTAGGTTATGAAAGGTATGTGCAAATTGaacacttttaataattgaACCTTTATTTATTTGCCTCAAACTCCTTTTTGCGATATGAAATCGTGTGAATTACAAATTCCATCAAAATAATGAGGGATTCACAATTGTATGGCTGAAATAATAGATGACTTTTTCTTATCACATAGAATAAGAACaaagttaaaatataagaaGGGTAAGGTGCTCAGTTGTTTacatatataatcataaatatgttaaaaattaaaataatcagtaaaaacatttaaatatttatagtcTTTAGTGCTCTCAAGTTAACgtctatattttaatttaatttgtagtcTAGCTTATAATATAATGTATTCCATAATATCCAATTATGcatatatgtatttgttatgaatatatttttgtctcaattatataattatatatgttagtTGTTCTTTTCCTACCTTTGAATGTAGGTGAAAGGTTTTATTTGAGAATGCTTATAATATATTCCATAATATCCAATTATGcatatatgtatttgttatgaatatatttttgtctcaattatataattatatatgttagtTGTTCTTTTCCTACTCTTGAATGTAGGTGAAAGGTTTTATTTGAGAATGCTTTTGAACATTGTATGTGGCGCAACATCTTTCGAGGATGTTCACACTGTAAATGGAATTGTGTACAACACCGACAAAGAAGCCTGTTTCCAACATGGTCTGCTAGAGTCTGATGATGAATGGCATGAGGCGATTCGAGATGCATCCATACATCAAACTGGTGCTCAATTGAGGGAATTATTCGTGACAATGTTATTATTCCGTGATGTCTCAGATGTAACGGCATCATGGGAACAACATTGGAAATCATTTTCAGATGACATCGAGCTTAGACAAAGACGAGGTTCTGGAAAGCAAAATTTTGTTATTGACGATAGCCAACTGGAATGTCTTGTCTTGTGTTGTATGATGTGGATTTGCAGCTGCGAAAGAGAGGTAAAACATTGGAGGATTTTCCAACTTTACTCGAACGAGATGAACGTTTTCATAGGCAAAGTCAAAACACTCTTTTGTATGAAGAGAATATGTACGATACGAGAGCATTAGGAATTGAAGTAGAGAAATGTCGTGCCATGTTAAATGAGCAACAATCATATGTCTTCGAAACTGTTGTTGCTAATGTTACAATAAAGAAAGGTgatctattttttgtttatgggCATGGAGGTACTGGAAAGACATTTTTATGGAAGACTATTATTAACAAACTCAGATCTGAAGAAAAAATCGTGCTTGTAGTTGCATCATCAGGCATTGCATCACTGTTGATTGAAGGTGGACGTTCGGCTCATTCTAGATTCAAGATACCTATTGACATCGATGAGAACTGTACATGTAATATACAACAACAATCGTTTCTAGCAGAATTGATTGTGCAGacagatttgattatttgggATGAGGCACCAATGAATCACAAACATATATTTGAAGCTGTTGATCGATCAGTTCGTGACTTAATGCGGCACACAGATATATGCAATCTTGAAATATCATTTGGAGGAAAAATGGTGTTGCTAGGTGGTGATTTCAGACAAATATTCCCTATTCTACCGAAAAAAGGTCGTGAAGATATTGTCATGACTTCCATTAATAAATCATACTTATGGAATGAGTGCACAGTTTTTAGACTACAAAAAATATGCGCCTTGAATCTGGTGTACCACCGGTAACAATTTCGGGACAAAAAATCTCTTATGCTGATTGGGTAATTGTTGTTGGTGATGGTAAAGTACCAACAAGTAACTTAATTGAAATAAATGAACCATATTGGATTCAGATCCCTCTTGAATTATATCTAGATCCAAAGGATGATGGAAAGAAAGTGGTTATAGATACAGTTTACTGTGATTTACACAATATGTGTGGTGATGCAGGCTATTTCAAGAACCGGCCATAATGACTCCAGATGATGTTGACTGTATAAATACAGAAGTCTTAAAATGATTCCCAGGTTAGTAATTATCGCATTTCTTATTCCTTGTAGTTAAATATGAGTATggcatttagcaaaaaaaaaaaaaaaaaaaaaaaaatatgagtaTGGTGCagttaaataaatgaaatacaaTATTTACATATTCTTGATCAAATTACTAAACGACCAAACAAGAAGAAATTCGAAagacaaaaataaatttaaaaaataaataaattatgaaacatattttttcatatattttaaattttgataaaactCTTTGTTTATGCAATAAcagtaataataatagtaatttttcaatatatatatatatatatatatatatatatatatatatatatatatataaatcatatgacaactatattcaaatttaaatttacatgattaaattatttaaatttaaaatagtataATTCTAATCAAAACTGAAAATGATTTGTCTTAGATATTGACCAAGGTaattaaatctttttttataaataaattttaattagaaataaTATGATAATTACAACTTTCTGAACAccaattttttcaaaagtttttataaaatataaaaatttaaaataaatataattatattgaaacttttgaaaagtaatcaatCTGATAAACTattctaatttatttaatatatattttattaatatcgcaacttttataaattcaaacaattattttttaaaaatttaagatgatACAGTTGTAATTAAAACTTGAAatttaatttagatattatataatatatgcaaaTATTTAATACAGCTTTGCTATATGAtatcttattaaatttattcaaaacatCGGATTACAATATATATAGGAGTGTATCTCTGAAATAATatacaatcaatatacttaatataaaggagaagcatgggTTGTTTAGTTGGCGCCTCTCAGAGAGCtctgtttaatttttctaattttttggattttttggatgaaaaaatattaaaaataaaaactgtcttttttagtttcggatatattctaaaaagtttcagaactacttttttcaaaatatcaaaatcaaatcagaatttgaactatcatcatatttttggaaaaggtgtatatcaaaaataaattgtatttttgataagccggtcttttctcaaatcaaccccCATAAATTGAGGTCAgacttcataaaatttaacacacgcaatttttcttgagcttattAGTCatctccatctaatacaataatgagttacactatgTTAGATACTTTGAATGACGATAgagatgattaattgataagAGTAAGATTTGTCGGATGTGGgagtcgataaatccaaaaaagGGAGaataatatagtcttgacatgatattgatggatgaaaaggTCAATGGATTAACTGTTAGGGATATATGTTTATTcgttattcttttaaa
Protein-coding regions in this window:
- the LOC108219336 gene encoding uncharacterized protein LOC108219336, which produces MYNFQKNFCGMNPKRYGTAEKITSESFDAWFTYTPLQVMKGERFYLRMLLNIVCGATSFEDVHTVNGIVYNTDKEACFQHGLLESDDEWHEAIRDASIHQTGAQLRELFVTMLLFRDVSDVTASWEQHWKSFSDDIELRQRRGSGKQNFLRKRGKTLEDFPTLLERDERFHRQSQNTLLYEENMYDTRALGIEVEKCRAMLNEQQSYVFETVVANVTIKKGDLFFVYGHGGTGKTFLWKTIINKLRSEEKIVLVVASSGIASLLIEGGRSAHSRFKIPIDIDENCTCNIQQQSFLAELIVQTDLIIWDEAPMNHKHIFEAVDRSVRDLMRHTDICNLEISFGGKMVLLGGDFRQIFPILPKKGREDIVMTSINKSYLWNECTIPLELYLDPKDDGKKVVIDTVYCDLHNMCGDAGYFKNRP